A genomic stretch from Clostridia bacterium includes:
- a CDS encoding S-layer homology domain-containing protein, which produces PSLTAVQPSTIGGTGTIPTTAAHEYSTDGAAWTSCTGETSNLAAGGYLVRVKASGNALASDAQTITITAYDPSAEPTPAAVFTATGADAGTLTNVAAGMTYSIDGGAAATITGTSVELTGLVPCTITVINPGNGTTTTDSAPQTITVTKADTPALTAAQPTTIGGTGTIPTTAAHEYSTDGTTWTSCTGETANLAAGGYLVRVKASGNSLASDAQTITITEYTIPSSSGGGGGSGATLSTKQKSIAHITETDLSRLIRENRTFTVEADNGATVVFDTEALKGIADLIKGSADIEFTNKDADGAPSNSTAYELNVTSGGKTINGFGGTMTLTIPFSPDENTDPNRITVLKNGEEANKDKTAVSFGQKTGTLTLSTSGDSSRFVVGHEAFPYADVPEDSYCFDAVDWADANGITEGTAAAAFSPELTCTRAQMVTFIWRAFGRPEPLTNDKPFSDLDEGAYYYKAVLWAYENGIAKGIGGGLFDPDGTVTRAQCITFLYRALGETAEGGNTFTDVSADAYYYDAVIWAVEKGIAFGTGDGRFSPDAPCMRAHIVTFLYRAYGER; this is translated from the coding sequence CGCCCTCGCTTACGGCAGTTCAGCCCTCCACCATCGGCGGCACGGGCACGATACCCACCACGGCGGCGCATGAATATTCGACAGACGGCGCTGCTTGGACATCATGCACAGGCGAAACCTCAAACCTCGCGGCGGGCGGCTACCTCGTTCGCGTAAAGGCAAGCGGAAACGCGCTTGCGTCCGATGCGCAAACGATAACGATAACGGCGTACGATCCTAGCGCAGAGCCTACGCCCGCGGCGGTATTCACCGCAACGGGCGCCGATGCCGGCACGCTTACGAATGTTGCGGCAGGCATGACATACTCCATCGACGGCGGCGCGGCTGCGACGATCACGGGCACGAGTGTAGAGCTTACAGGACTTGTCCCCTGCACGATCACGGTGATAAATCCCGGCAACGGCACGACGACGACCGACAGCGCACCGCAGACGATAACCGTCACAAAGGCCGATACGCCCGCGCTTACGGCAGCCCAGCCTACGACCATCGGCGGCACCGGCACGATACCCACAACGGCGGCGCACGAATATTCGACCGACGGCACGACTTGGACATCGTGCACCGGCGAGACGGCAAACCTCGCGGCGGGCGGCTACCTCGTTCGCGTAAAGGCAAGCGGCAACTCGCTTGCGTCCGACGCGCAGACGATAACGATAACAGAATACACAATACCGTCCTCTTCGGGCGGTGGCGGCGGCTCAGGTGCAACGCTTAGCACGAAACAAAAGAGCATAGCTCACATCACCGAAACGGATCTGTCGCGGCTTATCCGCGAAAACCGCACCTTTACGGTCGAAGCCGATAACGGCGCAACGGTCGTATTTGACACAGAGGCGCTCAAGGGCATAGCCGATCTCATAAAGGGCAGCGCAGATATAGAATTTACGAACAAAGACGCAGACGGCGCGCCTTCAAATTCCACCGCATACGAGCTTAACGTGACATCCGGCGGGAAAACGATAAACGGCTTCGGCGGAACGATGACCTTGACTATCCCCTTCTCGCCTGACGAAAACACCGATCCGAATCGTATCACGGTTTTGAAAAACGGCGAGGAAGCAAACAAAGATAAGACGGCCGTAAGCTTCGGCCAAAAGACCGGTACGCTTACACTCTCGACGTCCGGCGACAGCTCACGCTTCGTTGTTGGTCACGAGGCCTTCCCCTACGCAGACGTTCCCGAGGACAGCTACTGCTTTGACGCAGTCGACTGGGCGGACGCAAACGGCATAACAGAAGGCACCGCTGCGGCCGCATTCAGCCCCGAACTTACCTGCACGCGCGCGCAGATGGTCACCTTCATTTGGAGAGCGTTTGGAAGGCCCGAGCCTTTAACGAACGATAAGCCGTTTAGTGATCTTGATGAGGGCGCATATTATTACAAGGCCGTGCTTTGGGCATATGAAAACGGTATTGCGAAGGGCATAGGAGGCGGACTGTTCGATCCCGACGGCACAGTAACGAGGGCGCAGTGCATTACCTTCCTGTATCGTGCTCTCGGCGAAACGGCCGAAGGCGGCAATACGTTCACGGACGTATCTGCCGACGCATATTACTATGACGCAGTTATATGGGCCGTAGAGAAAGGCATAGCTTTCGGCACGGGAGACGGCAGATTCAGTCCGGACGCGCCGTGTATGCGGGCACATATAGTGACATTTTTGTACCGTGCATACGGCGAACGCTAA